The Candidatus Aenigmatarchaeota archaeon genome window below encodes:
- the proS gene encoding proline--tRNA ligase → MEEEKEIGITVKKNEDLSEWYTQVVLKSKMADYAPMKGFIVFMPYSYAIWENIIGIFDKKIKELGHKNAYFPTLIPESFLKKEASHFQGFSPETFIVTKSGNDELAEHLVVRPTSETIMYYSYSRWIRSWRDLPLLINQWNSVLRAEIKMTKPFLRTSEFLWQEGHTVHATKEEADEEVLKILNLYKELTEKYLAIPVISGKKSELEKFAGALYTTTIEALMPDGKALQAATSHNLGQNFAKAFDIKFLDKDGKKKYAWQTSWGMSTRLIGALIMVHGDDKGLILPPKIAPIQVVIIPINFHENKYVLEESRKIKDILVKLGLRVELDDREEYTPGWKFNDWELKGVPLRIEIGPRDINEGNVILVRRDNNLKKSVKRVNLEMEVNSILEEIQNNLYEKAREFLNENIRFAKDHKEFKKILEEKRGFIKIDWCGSKECEERIKEETGATVRVIPFEEKVKGECKYCGKEGKVVAYFAKSY, encoded by the coding sequence ATGGAAGAAGAAAAGGAAATTGGAATAACTGTAAAAAAGAATGAGGATCTTTCTGAATGGTATACTCAAGTCGTCCTTAAATCAAAAATGGCTGATTACGCTCCAATGAAAGGTTTTATTGTCTTTATGCCATACAGTTATGCTATCTGGGAAAATATAATCGGGATTTTTGATAAAAAAATAAAGGAATTAGGGCATAAAAATGCATATTTCCCAACACTTATTCCCGAGAGTTTTCTTAAAAAAGAAGCAAGCCATTTCCAAGGTTTTTCCCCGGAAACTTTTATTGTGACAAAAAGTGGAAATGATGAATTGGCAGAACATCTTGTTGTAAGGCCAACTTCAGAAACAATAATGTATTATTCTTATTCAAGATGGATAAGAAGTTGGAGGGACCTTCCACTACTGATAAACCAATGGAACTCGGTACTCAGGGCAGAAATAAAGATGACAAAGCCTTTTTTAAGGACAAGTGAATTTCTGTGGCAAGAGGGTCATACAGTTCATGCAACAAAAGAAGAAGCGGATGAAGAGGTTTTGAAAATATTGAATCTGTATAAGGAGTTGACTGAAAAGTATCTGGCAATACCTGTTATATCAGGAAAGAAGAGTGAATTGGAAAAGTTTGCTGGTGCATTATATACTACAACCATAGAAGCATTGATGCCAGACGGAAAGGCCCTCCAGGCTGCCACTTCACACAACTTAGGTCAAAACTTTGCAAAAGCTTTTGATATAAAGTTTCTTGATAAAGATGGCAAAAAAAAATATGCATGGCAAACAAGCTGGGGCATGAGCACTAGACTTATAGGAGCCCTGATAATGGTACATGGAGATGATAAGGGTTTGATATTACCCCCAAAAATAGCACCGATACAGGTCGTGATAATTCCAATAAACTTTCATGAAAATAAATATGTACTTGAAGAAAGCAGGAAGATAAAGGATATTTTGGTTAAATTAGGTTTAAGAGTTGAACTGGATGATAGGGAGGAATACACACCCGGTTGGAAGTTCAATGATTGGGAGTTAAAGGGTGTTCCACTGAGAATAGAAATAGGACCAAGGGATATAAATGAAGGAAATGTCATTCTGGTAAGAAGAGATAATAATTTGAAAAAGAGTGTTAAAAGGGTTAATCTAGAAATGGAAGTAAATTCCATACTCGAAGAAATACAGAATAATTTATACGAAAAGGCTAGAGAATTTTTAAATGAAAATATAAGGTTTGCTAAAGACCACAAAGAATTTAAAAAAATATTGGAAGAAAAAAGAGGCTTTATAAAAATAGATTGGTGTGGATCAAAGGAATGTGAAGAAAGGATAAAAGAAGAAACAGGGGCAACCGTCAGGGTAATACCTTTTGAAGAAAAAGTTAAGGGTGAATGTAAATATTGTGGGAAAGAAGGTAAAGTGGTAGCATATTTTGCCAAGTCCTATTAA
- the psmB gene encoding archaeal proteasome endopeptidase complex subunit beta — protein MKQGLKSGTTTIGLVCKDGIVLAAERKATMGYMIASKEDLKIVEIAPHIGLTQAGMVGDLQALSKYLKAEVALFELRNKKRITVKAAASLLANILYGGRWSFFPYMIQIILAGYDETGANLFILHPDGSKLEEKRYFSTGSGSPFAFGVLETLYKDGLSVEEAKRIAVKAIKAAVERDIASGGKGMDIAVIDKDGFRLLKESEIQKLSQD, from the coding sequence ATGAAGCAAGGTTTGAAATCTGGAACTACAACAATTGGTTTAGTTTGCAAAGATGGTATTGTTTTAGCAGCGGAGAGGAAGGCAACCATGGGGTATATGATTGCCTCAAAGGAAGATCTAAAGATAGTAGAAATAGCCCCACATATAGGTCTGACACAGGCTGGCATGGTCGGTGATCTCCAAGCCCTTTCAAAGTATCTAAAAGCTGAAGTTGCATTGTTTGAGTTGAGGAATAAAAAGAGAATAACAGTGAAGGCAGCAGCATCCCTCCTAGCAAACATTCTTTATGGTGGTAGATGGAGTTTCTTCCCTTATATGATACAGATAATATTGGCTGGATATGATGAAACAGGAGCCAATTTATTTATCCTCCATCCAGATGGGTCCAAACTAGAGGAAAAGAGGTATTTTTCCACGGGATCTGGATCACCATTTGCTTTTGGTGTTCTAGAGACCCTTTACAAGGATGGACTTTCAGTGGAAGAGGCAAAAAGGATAGCAGTAAAGGCAATAAAGGCTGCTGTTGAAAGAGATATAGCATCAGGAGGAAAGGGAATGGATATAGCAGTAATAGATAAGGATGGTTTTAGATTATTGAAAGAAAGTGAGATCCAAAAGCTGTCTCAGGATTAA